In Paraburkholderia terrae, a genomic segment contains:
- a CDS encoding methyl-accepting chemotaxis protein, whose protein sequence is MKLTDSIAFKFSAASGAALAVTVLLLTTVGALNVRHQAVNEFEQSSHARIVQADESLDVSFKEVEQNLTYLTQTAQLKAADQSITDYLNHGGQMTPDKNGEVEKSIFALLKQFGDTHPNMRYLDIGTHWGGYVQWPIESLNGEHYDPRVRPWYQLAMTAPDRVVRPAPYLSAAGSGGAIIPFARVVKDSKDEILGVLEGDISLDDFARLTSGIQFGKTGYLLVTDSSGKILIDPREKKHEFKELKGLGGGYEQLSNGSDGLVRIQMDGVDYQSFIYTSPKNGWKYYALVPESEMMAAANRLTWTLIGVGLLVLVVAVLIMIALGRRITDPIRNLANSMHEIASGDGDMTRRLPQLSNDEVGHLAKQFNAFVEKLHGVLLKVRTNSRHLELAAGEVSAGNLDLSSRTEQQAASIQQTAASMEELAGTVRGTADQATTANAVAAGAVDVARRGNEAVAGAAKTMNAAVEQSGRIVGIVGMIEGIAFQTNILALNAAVESARAGESGRGFAVVAAEVRNLAQRSTSAAKEIKGLLEASVGNVEAGAEQVNLAGKTIAELTDAVSNLATITSEIADSAREQSRAIGEVNQAVSLMDQSTQQNAALVEEIAATSESLSTQGKDLNATVGFFKLGA, encoded by the coding sequence TTGAAGCTTACGGATTCGATCGCGTTCAAATTCAGCGCGGCATCGGGCGCCGCGCTCGCAGTCACGGTTTTACTTCTCACGACGGTCGGCGCGTTGAACGTGCGTCATCAGGCAGTCAACGAGTTCGAGCAGTCCAGTCACGCCAGAATCGTCCAGGCCGACGAATCGCTCGATGTGAGCTTCAAGGAGGTCGAACAGAACCTCACATATCTGACGCAAACGGCGCAACTGAAAGCCGCCGACCAGAGCATCACCGATTATCTGAACCACGGCGGCCAGATGACGCCGGACAAGAACGGCGAAGTCGAGAAGTCGATCTTCGCGTTGCTCAAGCAGTTCGGCGATACGCATCCCAACATGCGCTATCTCGACATCGGCACGCATTGGGGCGGCTACGTGCAGTGGCCGATCGAAAGCCTGAACGGCGAGCACTACGATCCGCGCGTCAGGCCGTGGTATCAACTGGCGATGACGGCGCCCGATCGTGTCGTGCGGCCCGCGCCTTATCTGAGCGCGGCCGGTTCCGGCGGCGCGATCATTCCGTTCGCGCGCGTCGTGAAGGACAGCAAGGACGAGATTCTCGGCGTGCTCGAAGGCGACATCTCGCTCGACGACTTCGCGCGGCTCACCAGCGGCATCCAGTTCGGCAAGACCGGCTATCTGCTCGTCACGGACAGCAGCGGAAAAATTCTGATCGATCCGCGTGAGAAGAAACACGAGTTCAAGGAACTCAAGGGTCTCGGCGGCGGATACGAACAACTGTCCAATGGCAGCGACGGACTCGTTCGCATCCAGATGGACGGTGTCGATTATCAGTCGTTTATCTACACGTCGCCGAAGAACGGCTGGAAGTACTACGCGCTCGTGCCCGAATCGGAAATGATGGCGGCCGCCAACCGGCTCACGTGGACGCTGATCGGAGTGGGGCTGCTGGTGCTCGTGGTTGCTGTGCTCATCATGATTGCATTGGGTCGCCGGATAACTGATCCCATTCGCAATCTTGCCAACTCGATGCACGAAATCGCATCCGGCGACGGCGACATGACGCGGCGTCTTCCGCAGCTCAGCAACGACGAAGTCGGCCATCTCGCGAAGCAGTTCAACGCATTCGTCGAAAAGCTGCATGGTGTGCTGCTGAAGGTGAGGACGAACAGCCGTCACCTCGAACTCGCTGCCGGTGAGGTGTCGGCGGGCAATCTCGATCTGTCGTCGAGAACCGAACAACAGGCCGCGTCGATCCAGCAAACGGCGGCCAGCATGGAAGAACTGGCTGGCACGGTGCGCGGCACGGCCGATCAGGCGACGACGGCCAACGCCGTCGCTGCGGGCGCCGTGGATGTGGCGCGGCGCGGCAACGAGGCCGTTGCGGGCGCGGCAAAGACGATGAACGCTGCCGTCGAACAATCGGGGCGCATCGTCGGGATTGTCGGGATGATCGAGGGCATCGCGTTCCAGACCAACATCCTGGCGTTGAATGCCGCTGTCGAATCGGCGCGCGCGGGCGAGAGCGGCCGTGGGTTTGCCGTCGTCGCCGCCGAAGTGCGCAACCTGGCCCAGCGTTCGACCAGCGCGGCAAAGGAGATCAAGGGACTGCTGGAGGCGTCCGTCGGCAACGTGGAGGCGGGTGCCGAACAGGTCAACCTCGCAGGCAAGACGATCGCCGAACTGACGGATGCCGTTTCCAACCTCGCGACGATTACCAGCGAAATCGCGGATTCCGCACGCGAGCAAAGCCGCGCGATTGGCGAAGTGAATCAGGCCGTGTCGCTGATGGATCAGTCGACGCAGCAGAACGCAGCGCTGGTGGAGGAGATTGCCGCCACGTCCGAATCGCTCAGCACGCAAGGCAAGGATCTGAACGCGACGGTTGGGTTCTTCAAGCTCGGTGCGTGA